The DNA sequence CAAAACTGGTTGCGTATTCCAATGCAGCCCGATAGCCGTAGCATGAACTTGTCAAATGCCGTGGCAGTATTTGTATTTGAATCTTGGCGTCAGTTGGACTTTGCTGGTTCAAAATAGTACTCACATTTCCACCCACAAAAGTGCCAATGAGAATGTTGGCAGTTTGGAGCTAAACTTCTATTCTTAAAGTTGATTTTATCAATGATGGGACGCTTCAGACTTGCTGTCGATTTGCTACAGGTACATCGAATCATTGCCTTTTTGGCGACCGAACTTGGTCGCCAAGGTGCGTTACTGCCTGCAATTTGTTTATCGTTTTATCCTCTTAATAAGCCTATTTCTTACTTTTTGTTTTTCTAAAGCTCACGCTACTGACTTAATTCTACAACCTGAGGTTTATGGGTTTGATCAAAATACACTCATCCTGATTGTGGCAATTTTTTTGGCTGGCTTATTGGCCATAATGGCTTATGGCAAGTGGATCACTATGTCTCTGACATTTCACAATAACCGCCGTCAAACCTTTATCGATTCATTGATGGAAAACACCAAAGAAGGCATATGGATAGCCAACAAAGACCGAGAAATCGAGCAAGTAAACAATGCCTTTACGGAGATAACCGGGATCAAGTCAGAAGACGCCTTAAACAAGTGTTTCAAAATCATGAAAGACTCAGGGCGAAATTACGAAGTCGAAAATCTCATATGGCAAGAAGTCGTAAAGTCTGGGTTTTGGCATGGCGAAATTTGGAGTTATCGAGAAGATGGCCAGCGTGTTTCATTTGATATGTCGGTAACTCGGGTGAGTACTGAAAGTAAGTTATCGAAGAAAATTGACATAAAATATGTCGGCATGATCACAGATGTCACTGACCGCAAGCAAAATGAGCAAGCTATGCACCAGCTTGCAACACGAGACCAGCTAACTACGTTGCCGAACCGTACTTTGTTTGTCGAATACATCAAACACTCAATCTCGACGGTCCAATCTAATTTGCCTCATTTTGCCATTGCTTTTATTGACTTAGATCACTTTAAAAAGGTCAACACGAGTATTGGCTTGTTGCAAGGAGATAAGCTAATCAAACAAGTCGCAGACCGATTAACCGCAGTACTAGATCCTAGTTTGACGTTGGCGCGACTCGGTGGTGATGAATTTGCACTACTAATTCCAGGTCACCTGTGTGGAAATAACCCCATTTTTTATATCAAGCGAGTCGTAGCAGATATTCAACAGGAGTTTGAAAGTGTATTTGTACTTGATGACGCAGAAGTGAATATGACCACAAGCATTGGCGTATCCATATTTCCAAACCACGGTACTAAAGCGGATCAGTTAATGCGATGTGCTGATACGGCACTAAACCGAGTTAAAATTTCTGGCCGCAATAGTGCGCTTATCTTTGATCATTTGATGGATGATATTACATCTGACCAGCTCAATATAGAAAGTGAACTCGTCGCAGCGATAAGTAACCGTGAGTTAGTTGTGTTTTATCAACCTGTTTATCATACGCAGCATCACAGTATTTCCGGCTTTGAGGCCTTAGTTCGTTGGCAAAGTCCTGTACGTGGTTTGGTACCACCTGATCAATTTATACCCATAGCAGAACAAAACGGCCTAATTCGGCAATTAGACTTTTACGTCTTAGAACAAGCGTTAATCAAAGCAGAGGAGTGGCGGCAACAAGGCGTGCTAAAAGGACGAATAGCGGTTAATATCTCCTCTATAAACTTTCAACAGGCTGATTTTGTTGAACAAGTTTCACAATTAGTTAATAAGGTAAATGGCGATTGTAATTTTATTGAGCTTGAGTTGACCGAGACCGCCATGATGAAGGGAGCAGACTTAGTCTCAAAAAATATTGATAGCCTTAAAAACATGGGTTTTTCAATAGCGCTGGATGACTTTGGTACGGGCTACAGCTCGCTGTTACATTTACGTCAGTTTAATATCGATAAGGTAAAGATTGATCGAAGCTTTACTAAAGAAATTGAGCTTTCTACTCAAGACCGAAATATAACATCAGTTATCATACAGTTAGCCAATGCTTTATCCATAGAAGTAGTTGCAGAAGGGGTCGAAAATGAAACTCAGGCCTACATTTTGCACGTTATGGGGTGCTTTTTACTGCAAGGTTACTTAGTCAGTAGGCCATTGCCTGAAGCGCAGTTAATGATGTTTTTGGAAAAAGAAATCGAATATCTTAAGAAAGTTACCGAGAAAGCAGAGTCATGACAAACAGTAACATTAGCAGGTCGAGTTAAGTTGTACCGTCACAGGAAAATTATAAATGTTTGACATAAGTGAGTTTTATTTAGCAGCAGGCATACTATCAACGCTTTTGGTCGTGGTAGGTGCACTGACGTTATTACTCAAAAAACAAGAAAATTGGTTGGTTATTATTTCTCTTATTTTGGGTAATGCGTTTTGTTATGCAGTGCTATTTGCCAATGTAAATCACGAGATTAAAAACGTCTTACTTTTGTCTTCGGCAGTTACTGCATTATTTGCAGCGCCATTTGTTTGGCGCGAAATGCTAGTTAAGCCCTTAGATTATCCAGTTCAATGGACACTGCAATTGACGGTACTGAGCATCCTCATTGCCAATCAATTCTTGCTTAAGTCGTCGTTAATATTGGTGACGCCTATCATTTTAGTTAGTGTTGGAGTGATATTTAGCTGTAT is a window from the Psychrosphaera ytuae genome containing:
- a CDS encoding EAL domain-containing protein, which codes for MAGLLAIMAYGKWITMSLTFHNNRRQTFIDSLMENTKEGIWIANKDREIEQVNNAFTEITGIKSEDALNKCFKIMKDSGRNYEVENLIWQEVVKSGFWHGEIWSYREDGQRVSFDMSVTRVSTESKLSKKIDIKYVGMITDVTDRKQNEQAMHQLATRDQLTTLPNRTLFVEYIKHSISTVQSNLPHFAIAFIDLDHFKKVNTSIGLLQGDKLIKQVADRLTAVLDPSLTLARLGGDEFALLIPGHLCGNNPIFYIKRVVADIQQEFESVFVLDDAEVNMTTSIGVSIFPNHGTKADQLMRCADTALNRVKISGRNSALIFDHLMDDITSDQLNIESELVAAISNRELVVFYQPVYHTQHHSISGFEALVRWQSPVRGLVPPDQFIPIAEQNGLIRQLDFYVLEQALIKAEEWRQQGVLKGRIAVNISSINFQQADFVEQVSQLVNKVNGDCNFIELELTETAMMKGADLVSKNIDSLKNMGFSIALDDFGTGYSSLLHLRQFNIDKVKIDRSFTKEIELSTQDRNITSVIIQLANALSIEVVAEGVENETQAYILHVMGCFLLQGYLVSRPLPEAQLMMFLEKEIEYLKKVTEKAES